The window GTTAGTCCACGGTACTACATTGAGAATTTATTTGAATAACATAGAGTATGAACTCTTAAATACCCATCTAAACTAAAAAAAAGGAGAACTTCACTAATGAATGAAGTAATCCTTAACGTATAGTCAACACTTTTTAATATCCTATTCTTTATTCTGTTTTTCACTCTGTTCCTTGATTCGATAGGACAGCGCCAATAAACTCTCCGTTATATTTACATGTTCTACAATAGTCTCATTCTCTAAATATAGATGGCTTAAAGAAAAATTCCAAATTCCCTTCACACCACCATCAGATAAAATCTGTGCGACCTTTGGTGCATCCTCAGGTGGAATTGCTAAAATCCCAATATCAATTTTATGTTCCTTCAAAAAATAGGGTAGTGACTCAATATCTAACACGGTTATTCCATTGATCGTTGTATGTATTAATTCATCTTTTTGATCAAAAATTGCTTTAATGTAGAATCCCCTTTTTTCATAGCGTTCATAGTATGCAATCGCCTTTCCGATATTACCTGCACCTACTAATACCATGCTTGTTTTACTATTAATTCCTAATATCTCTTCAATAGTCTTTTTTAAATCTTTGACATGGTAGCCAAAACCTCTAGTACCAAAACTTCCAAATGAATTTAGATCTTGTCTAATTTGTGAATCTGTAAAATGAAGCTTGTTAGATAATTCTTTTGATGAAATTCGTTCGATATTACGTTCACATAACTGTGTCAAATATTGATAATAAATGGGTAGTCGTCCTATAACAGCAATCGGTATTCCTTTAACTTTTTTAGATTTTCGTTCACTCATAGGTTTCCTCCTATACTCGATACTTTTTCTTCAAAACTCCTTTAGCAACTCTATGGTTAACAAGCGCCTTAGGTCCCCCAACACAGCCTTCTACACATCCCATTCCCTCTATGAAATCATGGGTAACTTTCTTTTTAGATACTAATTTAAGGAGATCCTTACAGTTTTTAATTCCCGCAACTGTATGCAAATTGATTTCCTTTTTTTCTTTTAAATGTTCTTTAATCGCATTCCCTACACCACCTGCTTGACAAAAATGCTCTGCAAGTTTAGAAGGGTGTTCTGAATCAGAAAAATTAACCGCATTATTATTTAAGTTTGCTAAGTTAATTCCTTTGGCTATAAAAAGCGTCCCTAACTCTTCAAATGTAATAACCGAATCGATTAGTGATGCGCCTTCTCGAATAGCCTCCCCCTTTTTGCTAATACATGGCCCTATAAATACACTTTTAACAGGTCTACCTGTATCCCTTTTATAGTTCAAAACGGAAACAAGCATTGGCGATGGAGTCGTCGAAACGTGAGCAATCAATTCAGGAAAATGCTTATAGACCAGTTGTTTAAATGATGGACAACAAGAGTTAAAGGTAGTGCCCCCATTTTCTTCTAACCGATCTAATAATTCCTCGCCCTCCGTCTTAATTACCTCGTCCGCTCCTATAGCAACTTCTACGACATCGTCAAAACCGAGTTCGAGTAGACCCGTTCTAATCTTATCAAATGTCACCATAGGTCCAAACTGCCCGATAATAGAGGGGGCAACAAATGCAATAACGGGGTGTTCTTTCAAGAGGTCGATTACTTTTAATAAATCCGAACGCACTGATATAGCACCGAATGGACAGGCTTCAATGCAGGCACCACATTCAACACAGTCATCATAATTGATGGTTGCAGTACTCGTATCACCAGGCACGATGGCATCAGCACCACACACTCGACTACACGGTCGTTCGATTTCAAGAATCGCACCATACGGGCACGCCTTCACACAAAGTCCACATTCAATACATGTCTCTTTATCAATAAATGCTTTATCTCCCATTATCCGTATTGCACCTTTCTTACATGAGTTGATACAGTGATGTGCGACGCAGTTCCGACAAGCATTTGTAACTACCATTTTATCAATTGGGCATTTATCACACGCTTCTTCAATAATGTGTATGGAATGCTTTTGTTTATCATCACTCACCTGTTCATAACGTTGTTGTGCAATTTCTGATAACTGATATTTATAATAATTGACTGTTGGAATTTCGCCTAATGCCAGTGCAATTCTATCTTTTACAATTGCCATTTCTTTATGTTTACAGCAACGATAACTCATACCGTCCTTAACTATTTTTTGTGGTAATGTATCAATTTGATCAATTAACTGATCATTAAATGCTAACAATGCGACCTCTTGTAATAAAGTCCGTCTGATTTTTGTTAATTGTGATCCTGATTGTGCCATTGTATCCTCCCTCTCATGTTTACTCAAATGACTATTTATAGAAGATGTCCCTTTATTAAAGCAATGACTCGTTCATCAGTAGCTTCATCAATTAATTGACCATTAATCCTTATCTTTGAACCATTAGAACACTCATTCATACATGATTTAAATCGTATATCGAGTCGTTTCTTAATCGATTCAGGAAGTGATTCAATTGCTTCAATAATCTTTCCACTTCCCATTAAATGACAATAAGTCCCTACACATAATTCCACATCTATTTTTGAATCCATATTTAAACCTCCCAATTTTAAAACCACTCCACTTGAATTTCTTTTCCGATTGCAATTAATTCATGAATAATTTGCTTAACAATTACTGGTCTTGGCATTAGTTGTAAGGATTCCATTAACTCCTCGTGAGCAGGATTTACCGATGTTCCTATTATGAACTGAATACCATCTGCATTGATTAATTCATTAGTGAGTAACGATGCACCATCATTACGGGTTGGTAATTGCTTCGTTTCCCTATACTGCTTGATTTTTTCTAAACATTTATTAAAGGTTAAGATGCCCTCCGTTACCAAATCGATTGACTTAATTTTACCGATCGGCGGTACACTTGGATCATCATAGATTATACTTGTTTCCAATGACTGATGGAGTTCACGAGCTACGATATTCCCCGTAGTACCCCCACATACAATTTTCTTGCTATTTCGATTACTCATAAAATGATTCATAACGATTTCACGATCTGAAATTTTATCTTGAGGTGGTCCTGTTAAGATAACAATTTGTCTAGGGCTTCTAGCCTTTATTACGATACTTGTTGAATCATCTCCTGGTTCACATAAATAACACCCATCAATAAAGTTCATAATTTTCTTATTGAGAACGTGAGGGTCATACTTAAAGAGGCGTTTAGAAAGAATCATATTGACTAATTCTTTGTGACCTAATCCTAAATTAAAAAGTCCGCCTACTCCTGCATTAATGATTCCATCACTCACCATTACCAATACATCATCAAGTTCTACTGTAAAAAATGATTCATATACCAATTTTCCTGCTAAGGTACGTTCTTGCTTTTTGATATTTATTAATTGACCATCTCGAAACAACATGATTGATGGATTATCATATTCAATAAGATTTGCGTTCCCCAGTTCAGTGATTTTTAAAATCGATAATGTTGAATAAGCTAGCCCCCTTACCTTACAGGTTGGTAATGTTGAGGCTATAGTTGAGAAAACTTGATCCAATGACACATTACGTTCTAGCAGTCGAGATGCTATCTTGGTTGACAAAATAGATAGTATACTTGCTTTAATTCCACTACCTAACCCATCAGACAAAATGATTGTCGTTGCATGCTTATTCTTTATAATTTGTGTTGTATCTCCACATACTTCCTCATTATGCTTAAACAATGCACTAACATTCACATCATATTTAATCGTCATAGGTGGTCGACTCTTTCTTACGCATGATTTCAATTAATTCTAAAAGAGTAGCCTTTGTTTCTGCAGTACTCTCTCCTAATAATCCAGCGATTTCTTGAGCCACCCTCATCTGTTCCCTAATAACAGATGATGCTCTATTCAAAGCTTCATGCTTCATCTCATTAATTTCATGCTTTTTTCGCTCTTCCTTTGTTACATTAATAAAGATTCCAATAATCACACCATAATCCTTCAAAGGATAAATGCGCTGTTTCGTTATTAAATCATAGTGAGGATACTCTTTATATTGTTTTAACGTCTTACCAGATTCCCAAACCTTTCTAAAGTCAGATGATTCTATAAATCGACTTAAGTGTTCTCCTTTTGGATTTAACTTATTTTGATTAAACAGCTGATTTGCAGCTGGATTAAATTCTTGAATTCTTAACTGTTCATCAACAATGATAATGATATTGTCTGTACACTCTACAACCGCATTTGATAACGACTCAGCCTTTTCACGCATATACGGAATGCACATATCAACCTCAGCTAGTCCCTGGTAAACAGCGATTGCTTTCTCGCGACAACTACTATACCCGCATCCTCCACAATTTGTTTCATCTAGTTCCTGGTGTTTACCTGTAAGTGCTAGTATTTCTTTTAGTTTTTCATGGGATGGCATATTCATCTTAAGGTCAATTGGCTGATGCTCCCGAGATAAGTCAATACCCTGCTTTTCCTCCTTACTTACCTGCTCACTTGAATGGTACTCATCCATAAAACGACATAAGCGCTCGCGTCTGACCGATACGCCTAAGTCATTCGCCATTTCAGGACCTCCAACACATCCACCTTTACAAGCCAATGATTCTATAAAATGAGGAGTAAGCAATCCATTTTGTAAATCTTTAAAAAGATCCATACATTCATCAAGACCTGATAGTGAAACCACTCCATGTTTGATTGTTTGATTAATACCGGACACGTGCATAACCCCTCCTTCAAGAGGGTATACACGTCCTCGTTTAGAAGTAATATCCGGATAAGCGGGTTTTAGGCCTTCAATATCCAGTCCAATATGTTTAAAATAATTAGTTACTTCTTTAAAATTGATGACAGCATCCACTGAATCCTTCGTTTCCTCTAATTCATCCATCTTACTATAGCATGGTCCTAAAAATACAACTCTTGTATGTTCATCATCATATCTATTCTTTATCATCTTGCCATGTGCAATCATTGGGGATATTACTTTAGCTAAGTATCTTGTTAATGTTGGATAATACTTTTTTATTCCATCAACAATTGTAGGACAACAACTAGATATAACAGGCACATGTTTTTGTTCATTTTCTTTATATATATCTTTATAATAATCACTAATTAGTTCAGCCCCGACCGCTGTCTCTTCAATCCGAAAGACACCGAGATATTTTAATCCGGCTACTAATTTCCATGGACTCGAATATGGCGTTGCAGCCAAATAGGATGGTGCTATACTAACGACTACACGTTTACCCTCTTTCAAAAAATTTAAGAATTGATCGAATTGTGAGTGTGCAGATTTAGCGTTTTGTGGACACGTTTTAACACAGTTTCCACATAATATACACTTATCATCTACAACACGAGCTTGACCGTCTCTTATTCCGATTGCCTTTACAGGACAATACCTTACACATCTATAACAGTCCTTACATCTTGCATCACTAATCATAATTGTTTCTTTCATATATACCACCCCATCCTAAAAAAAATCACCGATTTACAACGTATTTTTTTACATAAGAAATTATATTTTCTGTTGTGACTCCACTCACTAATAAATCATTGAATTTTACGATCACACCCTCATTACATAAGTTCTGACAGAAACACCCTTTTAACGTTATATTGCAATCTAAATCATAATCTACTATATACTGTTTAATTTTTTCAATGATTTTTCTTGCTCCTCTTACATGGCAGCCACTTCCTATACAAACAGTGATGGTAACCATATGAACTCCACCCTTCTTCCGATTTGTTATTTTTTTCACATTAATTGTTAAAAAAATAACAATGTTTACTAATATTATATCAATGGAAGAATTTGGTGTCAATCGTATATGTGAATTTAATAACAAATATTCTGGTGTTAAGTAGTTTTTAAAAAAACGTTTATTTACCTTATATGATGCTTAAATATTGACTTAAAACATCTTTAAACGTCTCTTTTACAATACGAGTGTTAATAAATTCTGCTTTTCAAACACTAAGAATATTCATATGATTGTTTAAACTTCACCACTTACAAATTAAAGTTAGGTGATGAATTGCGAATAAAAAGTAACCATATATTGTAAATATTGACTATTATTTTGGTAAAAAGTTTAGTATAATAGGGGTATAAAGGAGGGTATATACATGTATATCGAACGAAAATCAGTAAAAGGACCTAGAATCGGTGCAGCTATTATAGATTGGATCTTTTATTTAATAATGTCATTTTTAATAAGGACCCCAATACAATTCTTAGTATACCGAATGAATATGAGAGACTTAACTTTTTCCTGGATCAATTTTCTTTTAGGTTTATTAATTGCTTTTATGTACTATACACTAGTTCCATACATAACTAAAGGAAAGACTCTAGGAAAGTTATTAATAGGTATTAAGGTAGTCTCAAGTGAATTTGAACGTCCTAACCTAAAAGAATTGACTTTTAGAAATATCTTTTTTTTAAGTTCACTCATCATAGGTGGAATTACGCTTGTGTTAAATATACTTGTCAATACTGCAAGTTTTACCAGTATCATTGGATTAGGATTACTATCACTCGTTAATATTATTATCTATATCACTATCTTCGTTATGATCTTAGCAACACCTGAAGAACGTGGGTTCCATGATATGATTGCAGGTACCTATGTGGTATCCAAGGACTTTGATCTTGACGAGTTAAATAATACAAATGTGTTAGAGCGCCAAGGAATGGAATGGGCGGAATTCGATGATGATCTGGATATCAAAAATGAAGAAGATGAAATTGGTATTCTTGGTAGCAACGATAAAAGTAAACATGATGATGATCAAATAGATTTATTAAAAAATGATAATAACGAATAATGGATAGAATAAAAGGTGTGAACAAAATTGTTCACACCTTTTTAGTTAGATTCTTATTTAACTCGTCTTAATGCATCAATTGGAGTCTTTCTACTTGCTGAAATAGCAGGTATCAGACCGAAAATCATAGCAAATAAAATACATATGATTATAGCGATTACGCTTGCAACAGGACGCAAAATAATAATATTTACATCGGTTTCATTAAAGATTTGCTCAATATCTTCTCTGTAGCGGTGGTTAATAAATAGGTTTGCACCAACCGTTAAGACTATAGCCAATACTACTCCTATAATACCCGCTAGAAACCCAATGACTCCACTTTCAACTACAAAAATAGAGAGTATATCACTTTTAGTAGCACCAAGGGATCGTAATATACCAATTTCTCGACTACGTTCTAGGACGGAAATGAACAATACGAGTAATAGCATGAGACCGGCTGTTAAAACCGAAACAGACATGATTAAACTAATGATAAATTGAATAATGCCAATGGCAACATCCATTATAGGCATGGTGCTTTCAGAATAGGAGTACACCTCTTCTATATGTTTCACTTCATCCCTATACTTTAGTTGAATATCAAATAGTTGTTCTTTTGCATCATCTGTTAGATAGATTTCAATCGGATAATAACTATACGACTCTCCTCTTTCATCATATCTCATCCCCTTTGTAATTGGCATACGTTTATACGCTTCTTCTGTTACAATCGAATGACTGATATTTTGTGATTTATTAATTCCAACTACAGTATACGTCTTAGAATCCTTTACTCCTGCACTTGGATCTATCAAGAAAGGTGTATAATCATTACAAAATACAACCTGTTTCTCACCACTACTTCGTTCATCATAAATTACTTTATTAAAGAATGATTTTTGTGTATTGATTTGATCATTAAATGCCCCAAATGTTTCCGCATCATAGCCTTCTGGTTCTACTGTTTCATCAGAGAGGTTATATGTCTTACAAGCCAAGTCATCAACATCAAATCTTTCCTTATAGTATCCTTCAGTACCGCCATCTATAAAGGAATATACAAAATCATATGGAACCGAATAATAACTTTCTGTTACAACCTCAATCTCAGCGTTATCTAATCGTTCCCATAAGGTTTTAATATTATCAATATCATAGAGACTTAAAGCAAAATTATACGATAACACAATTTCGTTGTCAGCATCTGGCCATCTACCATCATCATAGACTTTACCGAAGTATCGTAACTGCTCACTTTCATCATCTGTAAATTTATAAGTGAACTTATAACCACTATAGTTTCGGTTCGGATCAATTTCGGTCTCATTTATTCTCATAAGTCGAATTCGCCTACCATTATCATAACGAACAGCATGAATAGCCTCATCATCTGTTAGATCATCGATATAGGTTTCTAAATCCTTACCCTCTAGGTTATCTTCAGTAACATGATAGATTAAATGAGGCTGATTATTATACGCATCTAGCTGCTTGTCTACATTAACCCGAACACCATTTGATATTCCATCGATTAGTATGAATCCTGAAACACCAATAGCTAAACCAAATGCGGTTAAAAAGGAACGCCATTTTTTCATTTTTATGTTGCCTAAAGCATGCTTAACTTTATCCCATAATTTAAACTTCGTTCGTTTTGGGTTATGTTTAACAATTTTCACTTTTTCATTCGTCCTTGGTCGTGTATCATCAATAACTTCCCCATCTTTTATGTTAATTACCCGATCGGCATATTGATTTGCAAGGCGCTTACTATGCGTTACCATAACGATTAATTTATTTTTACTAATTTCCTTTATTAAATCAAGTACTTCTTTTGAAGTCTTCTTATCCAGTGCACCGGTCGGTTCATCCGCCAGTATTATATCTGGATCGTTGATTAAGGCCCTAGCAACGGAAACCCTTTGTCTTTGACCTCCTGAAAGTTGTTTAGGAAGTTTATTAGCTTGATCTTCAATCTTTACTTTTCTTAAGATTTCTAACGCCTTAACACTAACCTCTTTCTTATCAACACCCTGTAATTTGGATGCTATTATTACATTATCTAATACGGTTAAGTGCTCAATCAAACTAAAATTTTGAAATATAAATCCAATCTTGTGGTTTCTAAAGTGATCCCACTGTGTTTCGGTAAATTTAGTTGTTAGTACTCCATCTACTACCATGTGTCCTGAACTAGGTGTATCAAGTCCACCAATTATATTTAAAAGTGTTGTTTTACCTGATCCTGATTTTCCTAGCACACAAACAAATTCATTTTCAGTGAAATCAATATTAACGTCTTTAAGTGCTAAGAATCCTGTATTCCCATTTTCAAATATTTTGTGAATGTTTACTAGTTTTATCATTGTATCCCCCCTATTCCTGTCTCAATGCTTCTACTGCTTTTAATCCTGAGGCTCTTATTGCAGGAATCAATCCACTTACAATTGCAAAGCCAATACTAATTCCAAATACGATTAAAATCGCAAGCCAATCTATATGAAGTAATTTAAATTCTTCCATATCACCGAGATTAAGTGTTCTCATTAATGATCCAATCGTCTGATTAAAAATGTTGTTTATAAGCATCGAAATGAGAAGCGATAGAACAAGCGCTATAATCGCACTTAAGAACCCAATAAACCCAGATTCAAAAATAAACAGTGATTGTATATTGGCACGTCTTGCACCAATCGAGGTAAGAATTCCTATTTCCTTAATTCGTTCTACTACTGAAATGTAAACCATTAACCCAACAAGAATTCCAGCAACAAGAAGCGAAACAGATGCTGTCCCAAGTAAGATATAAAGTAAAGTATCAAAGAATTGGTCAATTGATCCATTTACCATATTAGAAGGATTTCGGAGCACCAATCCCTCATCAGCTAACTCATCTTTAAATACCTCAATCTCATCTTTATCTTCAGTATTAAGAAATACATTGAGTTTGCTTCTGTCGACGTGAATGTTTGTATACTGCTCATATTCAGCACCGTTACCAAAGTCATTGACATACTGTTCAAGTTTTGTATGCAGGGTAAACACTGTAGAACTTTGCTGATCGAAAACAATTCCCACAATTTTAAATGATTCATCTAACGTTTCATCGGCACTAATCTGATCAACTTCAATCAAATCGTCTTTAATTTCATCAAGTGCTTGGTCTAAATCATCTTCTTTTACTTTAAAACCTATTATTTGTTCAGCTACTCGAGATGTTACAATTACCTCTCGCTCATTTTTTGGATAGTCTCCAACTAAATCGTTTTTCCTGCTAAAGTTCTTTTTATGTACCGGTATGCTGTATAAAAAAGTTGAATTTTGTACATAACCTTTAGTAGGTACATTCGGATTTTCAGGGTTTATGTCTTCACTTTCAATTAATGGATGAATTCTAGTTGGAAAGAACGCTTCATTTACTTTATCTTTTCCTCTAATCAGATCTAGGTCCTCATATGATACAAGTGCTTGGTTCACTTCAGACTTGACGAAATATTGATCTTCAGGAATAAGTTCTGAAACGAAATCAGTTATTTCAGTCCGGATTCCATTAATGAGGAACGTAATTAAGAATATTGATATAAGTCCAATCGCCATCGTTAGGGATGTAAACAAGGTTCTGAGTTTACGCTTCCCCATGTTATTTTTAGCAAATTTCCATAAAACTTTAAGTTTCATATTTGGACTTTTAAACTCTATTGTTTCCTTCTTTGATGTAATTTTAGTCGTAACATCTTCCTTCGTATCGTTAATGATTCGGCCATCTTCTAATGTAACGATACGATTTGCGTATTCTTTTGCATTTTCCTCATCATGTGTTACTAAGATGACAACATGATCTTTTGATAATGCTTTTAGTATATCCAAGATAATTTTTGCATTTTCACTATCTAAGGCACCGGTTGGTTCATCTGCTAGAATCACTTCTGGTTCTGTTACGAGTGCACGCGCTATAGCAGCACGTTGTTGTTGACCACCAGACACCTTCTTAGGAACCTTATGTACATGATTCTTTAAACCTAATAATTGACACTTTTCTAATGCACGCTGTCTTGCTTCCTTTGGCGATACTCCCTGTAACAATAAAGGTAGTTCTACATTTTCAACGACCGATAAGTGATCAACAAGATTGTATTCTTGAAATATAAACCCTACATAATTATTACGATAAATTGCCCATTCACGCTTTGTAAAGTTTTCAGTTGAAATACCACCGATTGTAATGTCACCCGATTCATAAGTATCTAAACCACTTACTACATTCAGTAGCGTCGATTTCCCTGAACCAGATTCCCCGAGTACTGCAAGAAACTCCCCCTTTGTTACAGTTAGGTCAATATTCTTTAGTGCATGAAAATTATTGACTGTTTTATAGTATTTATTTACATTATTTAATACTAGCATGTCGTATATACCCTCCTTCTATAAAACAACTATATACATTATACCATTTTTTGCTAAAATTAAAATATTCACAGTTAATTTTTAACTTATTAAAAAATAAGTTTTGACTTGCGCCTGAATTACTGAATAGAGTCTTAATAAACTTTAGTATTAACAGTCATTATGAGGCATATGTTTATATAATAGTTAAACTAAGTTAAAAAATAATTCGAAATTATTCATATGTAATAAATACGTTGGGTACAGTTAAAGCTTCAGAAAATGAAGTTGTATTATTAATCAGATTTAAATTATATAAATCTCATTATGATCCTGTTTATAATTAGATCACAATGCGATTTTTTTTGACTATTTTTTATGAATGAGATACAAACGTATGAAGCTTTTTTTTAGTGATTACATTGAATTAACTCATCAACTAAACAAAGCAAATAGTCTTAATTTACTCAGTTCGGAGTGCGTCAGCGATATTCAATCGAGATGCTAAATATGCAGGAACATAACCTATTAAGGCTGTAATTGCTGCACTAACCATAAAAATAATAAAAATCGATAACACGTCTACCTGTAACACTGTAAGTTCTTTAGACAACCCAAATTTAAATGATTGAATAACGGCCATCATTGTATGATTGAATAAGTTATTTATAGTTATTGAGATAATGATAGAGGCAACTAGAGCTATAATACCACTAAATAAACCGATATAGACTGATTCAATAAGAAATACGACTCTTATATTAGA of the Haloplasma contractile SSD-17B genome contains:
- a CDS encoding redox-sensing transcriptional repressor Rex: MSERKSKKVKGIPIAVIGRLPIYYQYLTQLCERNIERISSKELSNKLHFTDSQIRQDLNSFGSFGTRGFGYHVKDLKKTIEEILGINSKTSMVLVGAGNIGKAIAYYERYEKRGFYIKAIFDQKDELIHTTINGITVLDIESLPYFLKEHKIDIGILAIPPEDAPKVAQILSDGGVKGIWNFSLSHLYLENETIVEHVNITESLLALSYRIKEQSEKQNKE
- a CDS encoding monomeric [FeFe] hydrogenase; its protein translation is MAQSGSQLTKIRRTLLQEVALLAFNDQLIDQIDTLPQKIVKDGMSYRCCKHKEMAIVKDRIALALGEIPTVNYYKYQLSEIAQQRYEQVSDDKQKHSIHIIEEACDKCPIDKMVVTNACRNCVAHHCINSCKKGAIRIMGDKAFIDKETCIECGLCVKACPYGAILEIERPCSRVCGADAIVPGDTSTATINYDDCVECGACIEACPFGAISVRSDLLKVIDLLKEHPVIAFVAPSIIGQFGPMVTFDKIRTGLLELGFDDVVEVAIGADEVIKTEGEELLDRLEENGGTTFNSCCPSFKQLVYKHFPELIAHVSTTPSPMLVSVLNYKRDTGRPVKSVFIGPCISKKGEAIREGASLIDSVITFEELGTLFIAKGINLANLNNNAVNFSDSEHPSKLAEHFCQAGGVGNAIKEHLKEKKEINLHTVAGIKNCKDLLKLVSKKKVTHDFIEGMGCVEGCVGGPKALVNHRVAKGVLKKKYRV
- a CDS encoding NAD(P)H-dependent oxidoreductase subunit E codes for the protein MDSKIDVELCVGTYCHLMGSGKIIEAIESLPESIKKRLDIRFKSCMNECSNGSKIRINGQLIDEATDERVIALIKGHLL
- a CDS encoding SpoIIE family protein phosphatase, whose product is MTIKYDVNVSALFKHNEEVCGDTTQIIKNKHATTIILSDGLGSGIKASILSILSTKIASRLLERNVSLDQVFSTIASTLPTCKVRGLAYSTLSILKITELGNANLIEYDNPSIMLFRDGQLINIKKQERTLAGKLVYESFFTVELDDVLVMVSDGIINAGVGGLFNLGLGHKELVNMILSKRLFKYDPHVLNKKIMNFIDGCYLCEPGDDSTSIVIKARSPRQIVILTGPPQDKISDREIVMNHFMSNRNSKKIVCGGTTGNIVARELHQSLETSIIYDDPSVPPIGKIKSIDLVTEGILTFNKCLEKIKQYRETKQLPTRNDGASLLTNELINADGIQFIIGTSVNPAHEELMESLQLMPRPVIVKQIIHELIAIGKEIQVEWF
- a CDS encoding [Fe-Fe] hydrogenase large subunit C-terminal domain-containing protein translates to MKETIMISDARCKDCYRCVRYCPVKAIGIRDGQARVVDDKCILCGNCVKTCPQNAKSAHSQFDQFLNFLKEGKRVVVSIAPSYLAATPYSSPWKLVAGLKYLGVFRIEETAVGAELISDYYKDIYKENEQKHVPVISSCCPTIVDGIKKYYPTLTRYLAKVISPMIAHGKMIKNRYDDEHTRVVFLGPCYSKMDELEETKDSVDAVINFKEVTNYFKHIGLDIEGLKPAYPDITSKRGRVYPLEGGVMHVSGINQTIKHGVVSLSGLDECMDLFKDLQNGLLTPHFIESLACKGGCVGGPEMANDLGVSVRRERLCRFMDEYHSSEQVSKEEKQGIDLSREHQPIDLKMNMPSHEKLKEILALTGKHQELDETNCGGCGYSSCREKAIAVYQGLAEVDMCIPYMREKAESLSNAVVECTDNIIIIVDEQLRIQEFNPAANQLFNQNKLNPKGEHLSRFIESSDFRKVWESGKTLKQYKEYPHYDLITKQRIYPLKDYGVIIGIFINVTKEERKKHEINEMKHEALNRASSVIREQMRVAQEIAGLLGESTAETKATLLELIEIMRKKESTTYDD
- a CDS encoding (2Fe-2S) ferredoxin domain-containing protein, which encodes MVTITVCIGSGCHVRGARKIIEKIKQYIVDYDLDCNITLKGCFCQNLCNEGVIVKFNDLLVSGVTTENIISYVKKYVVNR
- a CDS encoding RDD family protein, yielding MYIERKSVKGPRIGAAIIDWIFYLIMSFLIRTPIQFLVYRMNMRDLTFSWINFLLGLLIAFMYYTLVPYITKGKTLGKLLIGIKVVSSEFERPNLKELTFRNIFFLSSLIIGGITLVLNILVNTASFTSIIGLGLLSLVNIIIYITIFVMILATPEERGFHDMIAGTYVVSKDFDLDELNNTNVLERQGMEWAEFDDDLDIKNEEDEIGILGSNDKSKHDDDQIDLLKNDNNE
- a CDS encoding ABC transporter ATP-binding protein/permease, yielding MIKLVNIHKIFENGNTGFLALKDVNIDFTENEFVCVLGKSGSGKTTLLNIIGGLDTPSSGHMVVDGVLTTKFTETQWDHFRNHKIGFIFQNFSLIEHLTVLDNVIIASKLQGVDKKEVSVKALEILRKVKIEDQANKLPKQLSGGQRQRVSVARALINDPDIILADEPTGALDKKTSKEVLDLIKEISKNKLIVMVTHSKRLANQYADRVINIKDGEVIDDTRPRTNEKVKIVKHNPKRTKFKLWDKVKHALGNIKMKKWRSFLTAFGLAIGVSGFILIDGISNGVRVNVDKQLDAYNNQPHLIYHVTEDNLEGKDLETYIDDLTDDEAIHAVRYDNGRRIRLMRINETEIDPNRNYSGYKFTYKFTDDESEQLRYFGKVYDDGRWPDADNEIVLSYNFALSLYDIDNIKTLWERLDNAEIEVVTESYYSVPYDFVYSFIDGGTEGYYKERFDVDDLACKTYNLSDETVEPEGYDAETFGAFNDQINTQKSFFNKVIYDERSSGEKQVVFCNDYTPFLIDPSAGVKDSKTYTVVGINKSQNISHSIVTEEAYKRMPITKGMRYDERGESYSYYPIEIYLTDDAKEQLFDIQLKYRDEVKHIEEVYSYSESTMPIMDVAIGIIQFIISLIMSVSVLTAGLMLLLVLFISVLERSREIGILRSLGATKSDILSIFVVESGVIGFLAGIIGVVLAIVLTVGANLFINHRYREDIEQIFNETDVNIIILRPVASVIAIIICILFAMIFGLIPAISASRKTPIDALRRVK
- a CDS encoding ABC transporter ATP-binding protein/permease, coding for MLVLNNVNKYYKTVNNFHALKNIDLTVTKGEFLAVLGESGSGKSTLLNVVSGLDTYESGDITIGGISTENFTKREWAIYRNNYVGFIFQEYNLVDHLSVVENVELPLLLQGVSPKEARQRALEKCQLLGLKNHVHKVPKKVSGGQQQRAAIARALVTEPEVILADEPTGALDSENAKIILDILKALSKDHVVILVTHDEENAKEYANRIVTLEDGRIINDTKEDVTTKITSKKETIEFKSPNMKLKVLWKFAKNNMGKRKLRTLFTSLTMAIGLISIFLITFLINGIRTEITDFVSELIPEDQYFVKSEVNQALVSYEDLDLIRGKDKVNEAFFPTRIHPLIESEDINPENPNVPTKGYVQNSTFLYSIPVHKKNFSRKNDLVGDYPKNEREVIVTSRVAEQIIGFKVKEDDLDQALDEIKDDLIEVDQISADETLDESFKIVGIVFDQQSSTVFTLHTKLEQYVNDFGNGAEYEQYTNIHVDRSKLNVFLNTEDKDEIEVFKDELADEGLVLRNPSNMVNGSIDQFFDTLLYILLGTASVSLLVAGILVGLMVYISVVERIKEIGILTSIGARRANIQSLFIFESGFIGFLSAIIALVLSLLISMLINNIFNQTIGSLMRTLNLGDMEEFKLLHIDWLAILIVFGISIGFAIVSGLIPAIRASGLKAVEALRQE